The following are from one region of the Methanobrevibacter oralis genome:
- a CDS encoding PhoU domain-containing protein, producing MSKKDSTLKDILDLILYENPATQDEIAERLGITRRYVTKLIQPLIKDGTIKRAYMVDLKNYEKFSSSNDNVPKDNSANVLVQDMLVTMENHVHSQLEASFNAILEYDKDLANSALEMDYTTNNMVEKVRTSVETIVSINQHNVLSKSILYNEVAYDLERIGDYCGHIAKFVINDIYEVDDAILKYLKKMYKKSQKLIRLSMSVFLEGKTNLKDDIEDFNESIHVIQSQAINLIATQMAETSFDEKERSNYFIYLFRVIKAFKRIGDISIEIFDVAVEFHENIPRSTTPRTFR from the coding sequence ATGAGTAAAAAAGACAGCACATTAAAAGATATATTGGATTTAATTTTATATGAAAATCCAGCTACTCAGGATGAAATTGCTGAAAGATTAGGAATAACACGTAGATATGTTACTAAGTTAATACAACCACTTATTAAAGACGGAACTATTAAACGAGCTTATATGGTCGATTTAAAGAACTATGAAAAGTTTTCAAGTTCTAATGATAATGTTCCGAAAGACAATTCTGCGAATGTTTTAGTTCAAGATATGCTTGTTACTATGGAAAATCATGTTCATTCTCAACTTGAAGCTTCTTTTAATGCAATTTTGGAATATGATAAAGATTTAGCTAATTCTGCTCTTGAAATGGATTATACTACAAACAATATGGTTGAAAAAGTAAGAACTTCAGTTGAAACAATTGTAAGTATTAATCAGCATAATGTTTTATCAAAATCTATACTTTATAATGAAGTTGCATATGATTTGGAGCGTATTGGTGATTATTGTGGTCATATTGCAAAATTTGTAATCAACGATATTTATGAAGTTGATGATGCAATCTTAAAATATTTAAAAAAGATGTATAAAAAATCTCAAAAATTAATTAGGTTATCTATGTCTGTATTTTTAGAGGGCAAAACTAATTTAAAAGATGACATTGAAGATTTTAATGAATCAATTCATGTTATTCAATCTCAAGCTATAAATTTAATTGCAACACAAATGGCTGAAACTTCTTTCGATGAAAAAGAACGTTCAAACTATTTTATATATTTATTTAGAGTTATTAAAGCGTTTAAACGAATTGGTGACATTTCAATTGAAATTTTTGATGTAGCTGTTGAATTTCATGAGAATATTCCAAGATCTACTACTCCTCGTACTTTTAGATAG
- the hmdC gene encoding 5,10-methenyltetrahydromethanopterin hydrogenase cofactor biosynthesis protein HmdC, with product MFELIKEAITDDTVAFELSKMDKDVVEVVDAISELSLEETMALGMKFKKFPLGCDLTEVVAGTCASDLELKDLIGNCRLSDMIGAPIHICAYAFSDIAEHFGMRGIEIMKMVYDAVDVPLDLDHFGINGPMRFPKNISGCGGECYNKGPAFTECPRERIHERLIDKEMLGTPDKEDWIKLSSSVAVNVTSEQTGDGHAAPYEEAKNIAELAKKYKKGLEAIMFVGDGYDELITGFEKSLELGADVFVVEGGPFNRAENATEAYAKAIAASRILAPGKVVATNGAYEHECRVGLRSGLNMIITGFPKNHHGYMCGYEPGTAKRGRFGLPRVIEIINEEFPNRGLPVQKHDLLAIATAVKIAGPDYIYPRKIGSYHVGDAHWATLTHSKMYKNLQLKHTLNDIIESVNGNSVSLHGGRFISWVIANELDKHVDEIYISDVDPWVLNATVDNLQEELNATIIASNSDKSCSSQADSSIISTTMIQVKNNILKKVPNALTLV from the coding sequence ATGTTTGAATTAATAAAAGAAGCTATTACTGATGATACTGTTGCATTTGAATTATCAAAAATGGATAAAGATGTGGTTGAAGTTGTTGATGCAATTTCAGAATTATCTTTAGAAGAAACTATGGCGTTGGGGATGAAATTTAAGAAATTTCCATTAGGCTGTGATTTAACAGAAGTTGTTGCTGGAACCTGTGCGTCCGATTTGGAGTTAAAAGATTTAATTGGAAACTGTAGATTGTCTGATATGATAGGTGCTCCAATTCATATTTGTGCATATGCATTTTCTGATATTGCAGAACATTTTGGAATGCGAGGAATTGAAATAATGAAAATGGTATATGATGCTGTTGATGTTCCACTAGATTTGGATCATTTTGGTATAAATGGGCCAATGAGGTTTCCTAAAAATATTTCTGGATGTGGAGGTGAATGTTATAATAAAGGACCAGCATTTACTGAATGCCCACGTGAAAGAATTCATGAGCGTTTAATTGATAAAGAAATGTTAGGGACTCCAGATAAAGAAGATTGGATTAAATTATCTTCTTCTGTTGCAGTTAATGTAACTTCAGAACAAACTGGTGATGGTCATGCAGCTCCTTATGAAGAAGCTAAAAATATTGCAGAGTTAGCTAAAAAATATAAAAAAGGGCTAGAAGCTATAATGTTTGTTGGTGATGGTTATGATGAACTTATTACTGGCTTTGAAAAATCATTGGAACTTGGTGCTGATGTATTTGTAGTTGAGGGAGGTCCATTTAATAGGGCTGAAAATGCAACAGAAGCCTATGCAAAAGCAATTGCAGCATCAAGAATTTTAGCTCCTGGTAAAGTTGTTGCTACTAACGGTGCTTATGAACACGAATGCAGAGTAGGACTTAGATCTGGTTTAAACATGATTATCACTGGGTTTCCTAAGAATCATCATGGGTATATGTGTGGTTATGAACCTGGTACTGCTAAGAGAGGTAGATTTGGTCTTCCAAGAGTTATAGAAATTATTAATGAAGAATTCCCTAATAGAGGATTACCTGTTCAAAAACATGATTTACTAGCTATAGCTACCGCTGTTAAAATAGCTGGTCCTGATTATATATATCCAAGAAAAATAGGATCTTATCACGTGGGTGATGCTCATTGGGCTACTTTAACTCATTCTAAGATGTATAAAAATCTTCAATTAAAACACACATTAAATGACATTATTGAATCAGTTAATGGAAATTCAGTTTCCTTGCATGGTGGAAGATTTATATCATGGGTAATAGCCAATGAACTTGACAAACATGTTGATGAAATTTATATTTCTGATGTTGATCCATGGGTATTAAATGCTACTGTAGATAATTTACAAGAAGAGTTAAATGCAACTATTATTGCATCTAATAGTGATAAGTCATGTTCTAGTCAAGCAGATTCTTCCATTATATCTACGACAATGATTCAAGTTAAAAATAATATTTTGAAAAAAGTTCCTAATGCATTAACATTGGTTTAA
- the hmd gene encoding 5,10-methenyltetrahydromethanopterin hydrogenase → MKVAILGAGCYRTHAASGITNFGRACEVAKETGKSNIAMTHSTIEMGAELLNLAGVDEIVVSDPVFDEDFTILEVDGCDYDTVIDAHLNGNAEDVMVPIREAVNKKAEELAKPPKGAIHFTHPEDLGMKVTTDDSEAVADADWVMTWLPEGGMQPDIIKNFASDIKDGAIVTHACTIPTTEFNKIFEDLGVNVNVASYHPGAVPEMKGQAYIGEGYADEAAIKTLLELGEKARGSAFTLPANLLGPVCDMCSAVTAITYAGILAYRDTVTQILGAPAGFAQMMANEALTQVTGLMQDVGIDKMDSELDPKALLGTADSMNFGSLAEIVPTVLEYLGKE, encoded by the coding sequence ATGAAAGTAGCAATTTTAGGTGCAGGATGTTATAGAACACATGCTGCAAGCGGTATTACAAATTTCGGGAGAGCTTGTGAAGTTGCAAAAGAAACTGGTAAGTCCAACATCGCAATGACTCACTCAACTATTGAAATGGGTGCAGAATTATTAAATCTTGCTGGAGTAGATGAAATAGTAGTATCTGACCCAGTATTTGATGAAGACTTCACCATATTAGAAGTTGATGGATGTGACTACGATACTGTAATCGATGCACATTTAAATGGAAATGCAGAAGATGTAATGGTACCTATCAGAGAAGCTGTAAATAAAAAAGCTGAAGAACTTGCGAAACCACCTAAAGGAGCTATTCACTTTACTCACCCAGAAGATTTAGGAATGAAAGTAACTACTGACGATTCAGAAGCAGTAGCTGATGCTGACTGGGTAATGACTTGGTTACCAGAAGGAGGTATGCAACCTGATATCATCAAAAACTTTGCTAGCGATATCAAAGATGGTGCTATCGTAACTCACGCATGTACTATTCCTACTACCGAATTCAACAAAATCTTCGAAGACCTTGGAGTTAATGTAAATGTAGCTTCATACCACCCAGGTGCTGTACCAGAAATGAAAGGTCAAGCATACATTGGTGAAGGATATGCTGATGAAGCAGCTATCAAAACATTATTAGAATTAGGTGAAAAAGCTAGAGGTTCTGCATTTACCTTACCTGCAAACTTATTAGGACCTGTATGTGACATGTGTTCTGCAGTGACTGCTATTACCTACGCAGGTATTTTAGCATACAGAGACACTGTAACTCAAATATTAGGTGCTCCTGCAGGATTTGCTCAAATGATGGCTAACGAAGCTTTAACCCAAGTAACTGGATTAATGCAAGATGTTGGAATCGATAAAATGGACTCTGAATTAGATCCTAAAGCATTATTAGGAACTGCTGACTCCATGAACTTCGGATCTTTAGCTGAAATTGTACCTACTGTATTAGAATACTTAGGTAAAGAATAA
- the hmdB gene encoding 5,10-methenyltetrahydromethanopterin hydrogenase cofactor biosynthesis protein HmdB: MIDEILDKSKKREELTDDELLELLNIQNDEDREKLFKTAVEIRNSISKEIKLTSTIHITNKCQIQPRCNFCGFAEKTSSKGYYSAFYKSDEEIFKAAKSIQEAHIPRVSCSGGYGYKGRQAIKAAEIVKGNTDLELLINVGGDLTGKSINRLAELNTDTVCCNLETINEDVFNNAKPGEKLFDRILVCQMISNAGIELSSGLLLGLGESMEDRLKHLHYLNNFKTLGEIPIMGFNPYDETPMANHPPFPLKEQLKIIAVTRIMYPEIRITVPTPTIGPKNVEYSLNAGANNLATVIADNYPFEVKGVGSPSYGNYNDVVGVIKKLGLKPQTI, translated from the coding sequence TTGATTGATGAAATTTTAGATAAATCAAAAAAAAGAGAAGAATTAACAGATGATGAATTATTAGAACTATTAAATATCCAAAATGATGAAGATAGAGAAAAATTATTCAAAACTGCTGTTGAAATTAGAAATTCCATCTCTAAAGAAATCAAATTAACATCCACAATTCATATTACTAATAAATGCCAAATTCAACCAAGGTGTAACTTTTGTGGATTTGCTGAAAAAACTTCATCAAAAGGATATTATAGTGCATTTTATAAATCTGATGAAGAAATATTTAAAGCTGCAAAATCGATCCAAGAAGCACATATTCCTCGTGTAAGTTGCTCTGGAGGATATGGTTATAAAGGTAGACAAGCAATAAAAGCCGCTGAAATTGTTAAAGGAAATACAGATTTAGAACTCTTAATTAATGTAGGTGGGGATTTAACAGGGAAATCTATTAATAGATTAGCTGAATTAAATACTGATACTGTTTGTTGTAACCTAGAAACAATTAACGAAGATGTATTTAACAATGCCAAACCTGGAGAAAAATTATTTGATAGGATACTTGTATGTCAAATGATTAGTAATGCTGGAATTGAATTATCATCTGGTCTGCTTTTAGGACTCGGTGAAAGCATGGAAGATAGATTAAAACATTTACATTATTTAAATAATTTCAAAACACTTGGTGAAATTCCAATAATGGGTTTTAATCCTTATGATGAAACACCAATGGCAAATCATCCTCCATTTCCATTAAAAGAACAATTAAAAATAATTGCAGTTACACGTATTATGTATCCAGAAATAAGAATTACAGTGCCAACTCCAACAATTGGACCTAAAAATGTAGAATATTCATTAAATGCTGGAGCTAATAATCTAGCTACTGTTATTGCAGATAATTATCCATTTGAAGTAAAAGGTGTTGGATCACCATCTTATGGAAATTATAATGATGTTGTAGGTGTAATTAAAAAATTAGGATTAAAACCACAAACAATTTAA
- a CDS encoding DUF3236 domain-containing protein, which translates to MAFEKMIKKAFDESLNDCRFGDTLDEIKEIQNYIQNAEKIYIPNKNGIKVEVLNNILKEYGLPPADILNLNTNTADTSRIPALAKAYIALDQCDGDLIIARGRLGIPGSGSLLIFIDNKGRILTAGTSPSHLIHNKSIETAVENEAREALEKIGFKKVG; encoded by the coding sequence ATGGCATTTGAAAAAATGATAAAAAAAGCATTTGATGAATCTTTAAATGATTGTAGGTTTGGAGACACACTTGATGAAATTAAAGAAATCCAAAACTATATTCAAAATGCTGAAAAAATTTACATACCAAATAAAAATGGAATAAAAGTAGAAGTTTTAAACAACATTTTAAAAGAGTACGGACTTCCACCAGCAGATATTTTAAATCTTAATACTAATACTGCAGATACTAGTAGAATACCTGCATTAGCTAAAGCATACATTGCACTCGACCAATGTGATGGAGATTTAATAATTGCAAGGGGCAGATTAGGAATTCCCGGTTCGGGATCGCTATTAATTTTTATTGATAATAAAGGAAGAATATTAACTGCTGGAACATCACCATCTCATCTTATCCATAATAAATCCATTGAAACTGCCGTTGAAAATGAGGCTCGCGAAGCTCTAGAAAAGATTGGTTTTAAAAAAGTAGGTTAA
- a CDS encoding SAM-dependent methyltransferase HcgC family protein yields the protein MDIDTGITSEVLTIKSKTKLIDIFNEIINKKSNACLNYIDSLNIDKNSKIIVIGAYFTGVGIVKKLSDKYTNILLIDIYPHLKNLLNTPIGGKIKNPIKFSSNLDLIYEGDIIIDTTGFGGITPEQSLKINVDAFLIEDPIAEDNDKKLKNKNNIHERLNNVKSPNKAILKTKGINTKTSGTMTLTIGVLTNVLNESFKQEGVLYSACEMGFYEEIIFKEKNIDKFLKLSNKQAVKISSIETIECDELIKKQLDNIKSETI from the coding sequence ATGGATATTGATACTGGCATTACATCTGAAGTTTTAACGATAAAATCAAAAACAAAACTAATTGACATATTCAACGAAATAATAAACAAAAAGTCCAATGCTTGTTTAAATTATATTGATAGTTTAAATATTGATAAAAATTCAAAAATTATAGTTATTGGAGCTTATTTTACTGGAGTGGGTATTGTTAAAAAATTAAGTGATAAATATACAAACATTTTATTAATAGATATTTATCCACATCTAAAAAATTTACTTAACACTCCAATCGGTGGGAAAATTAAAAATCCTATTAAATTTTCATCAAATCTTGATTTAATTTATGAAGGCGATATTATAATTGATACAACAGGTTTTGGTGGAATTACCCCTGAACAATCATTGAAAATTAATGTTGATGCATTCTTAATAGAAGATCCAATAGCTGAAGATAATGATAAAAAATTAAAAAATAAAAACAATATTCATGAAAGATTAAATAATGTTAAATCTCCTAATAAAGCTATTTTAAAAACAAAAGGAATTAATACTAAAACATCAGGAACAATGACCCTAACTATTGGTGTTTTAACAAATGTATTAAATGAAAGTTTTAAGCAAGAAGGTGTATTATATAGTGCATGTGAAATGGGATTTTATGAAGAAATAATCTTTAAGGAAAAAAATATTGATAAATTTTTAAAATTATCAAATAAACAAGCAGTTAAAATATCCAGTATTGAAACAATTGAATGTGATGAGCTTATAAAAAAGCAATTAGATAATATAAAATCAGAAACGATTTAA
- a CDS encoding Nif3-like dinuclear metal center hexameric protein, with translation MKLKDTIQFLDEKIPKNLAIKSDKIGFQGNYDLNQDINSIKIFMDLYPKYDNYPKKTLIITHHPPLFKPKTPTYTIHSNWDIIDGGSNEALANNLNLEVTDIFDKATGIGRICKCNYKFKLLKENILSKYTNPRIVNKLDDNKIIKNVGIISGFGLKNPKYVNLANKNNLDILISGDLTQETAILAKNLNITLIDLGHHESEVNGLYGLKKIVDELKIECEIINILPIEKL, from the coding sequence ATGAAACTTAAAGATACTATTCAATTTTTAGATGAAAAAATACCTAAAAATTTAGCTATAAAGAGTGATAAAATAGGTTTTCAAGGAAATTATGATTTAAACCAAGATATAAATTCTATTAAAATATTTATGGATTTATATCCGAAATATGATAATTATCCCAAAAAAACATTAATCATTACACACCACCCCCCATTATTTAAACCAAAAACTCCAACTTACACTATTCATTCTAATTGGGATATTATTGACGGAGGATCTAATGAAGCATTAGCTAATAATTTAAATTTAGAAGTTACAGATATTTTTGATAAAGCAACAGGTATTGGTAGAATTTGCAAATGTAACTACAAATTTAAATTATTAAAAGAAAATATTTTAAGTAAATACACAAATCCTCGAATTGTAAATAAGCTAGATGATAATAAAATAATAAAAAATGTTGGAATTATTTCAGGATTTGGACTTAAAAATCCCAAATATGTCAATCTAGCGAATAAAAATAATTTAGACATCTTAATTTCTGGTGATTTGACTCAAGAAACAGCAATACTTGCTAAAAATTTAAACATCACTCTAATTGATTTAGGACATCATGAAAGTGAAGTTAATGGATTATACGGATTGAAAAAAATAGTAGATGAACTTAAAATTGAATGTGAAATAATTAATATACTTCCAATTGAAAAATTATAA
- a CDS encoding thiamine biosynthesis protein ThiF, whose translation MAIDEIQKIEDTQIPKGRIDLVGIGRLGLRIGINLIQVHRGGPKVIGAFDGQKISASDIIFNMYGAKIGEYKTDFLKRLCRHDEDFRKIKSYNEYANNDNIDLINGDVVIIVIAGGNTIPTAAKIIKNAQKRGAKTISTAGIFGFGEENIEIKDISEFKDNPAVDELKKEGIVENHLIITTNKLIRDMEPVTPYVLDEVANKITKHALQLLHDKYD comes from the coding sequence ATGGCAATTGATGAAATTCAAAAAATCGAAGATACACAAATCCCTAAAGGAAGAATTGATTTAGTTGGTATTGGAAGATTAGGTTTAAGAATTGGTATTAATTTAATACAAGTACATAGAGGTGGACCTAAAGTAATTGGAGCATTTGATGGTCAAAAAATTTCAGCTTCAGATATTATATTTAATATGTACGGTGCTAAAATTGGAGAATACAAAACAGATTTCTTAAAACGATTATGTCGCCATGATGAAGACTTTAGAAAAATAAAAAGTTACAATGAATACGCAAATAACGACAATATTGATTTAATCAACGGAGATGTTGTTATTATTGTAATTGCTGGAGGAAACACAATTCCAACTGCAGCTAAAATAATTAAAAATGCACAAAAAAGAGGAGCTAAAACTATTAGTACAGCAGGAATATTTGGTTTTGGAGAGGAAAATATTGAAATTAAAGATATTTCTGAATTTAAAGATAATCCTGCAGTTGATGAACTTAAAAAGGAAGGAATTGTTGAAAATCATTTAATTATAACAACGAATAAATTAATTAGAGATATGGAACCTGTAACTCCTTATGTATTAGATGAAGTTGCAAATAAAATAACAAAACATGCTCTACAACTGTTACATGATAAATATGATTAA
- a CDS encoding UPF0254 family protein — protein sequence MIKIATAECFTHGKIGRELHALAQNYNGKIGRKYIKNSQCTDFDYSQLSVTCSLFIPTIEAVKKILNVKNPPEPNTLIKGIKVYDEKGDLKVSKIMAEAVKKLTDCDIAIGTTAGVGRGGITIISDEYEIITTTNVYADLCENNSNSLYSRQEAGIKKTLEIILLFLDNDFEKIKSLENTKVIKK from the coding sequence ATGATTAAAATAGCTACTGCTGAGTGTTTTACTCATGGAAAAATTGGAAGAGAACTCCATGCTTTAGCTCAGAATTATAATGGAAAAATTGGAAGAAAATATATTAAAAATTCACAATGCACAGATTTTGATTATTCACAACTTAGCGTAACATGTAGCTTATTTATTCCTACAATAGAAGCTGTAAAGAAGATTTTAAATGTTAAAAACCCTCCAGAACCTAATACTTTAATTAAAGGAATTAAAGTTTATGATGAAAAAGGAGATCTCAAAGTTAGTAAAATCATGGCAGAAGCTGTAAAAAAACTAACCGATTGTGACATAGCTATTGGAACTACAGCAGGAGTAGGTCGTGGAGGAATAACTATAATCTCTGATGAATATGAAATAATAACCACCACCAATGTATATGCTGATTTATGTGAAAATAATAGTAATAGTTTATACTCTAGGCAAGAAGCTGGAATTAAAAAAACTTTAGAAATAATATTACTATTTTTAGATAATGATTTTGAAAAAATAAAATCACTAGAAAACACTAAAGTAATTAAAAAATAG
- a CDS encoding 4Fe-4S dicluster domain-containing protein, with protein sequence MQIDMEECGICEDCIDVCIEEAIKKKGYKIVIDNAQCDSCGECVDVCPVGAIYED encoded by the coding sequence TTGCAAATCGATATGGAAGAGTGTGGGATCTGTGAAGACTGCATTGATGTGTGTATAGAAGAAGCTATTAAAAAAAAGGGGTATAAAATTGTTATAGACAATGCCCAATGTGATTCATGTGGTGAATGTGTTGATGTATGTCCTGTTGGTGCAATCTATGAAGATTAA